One stretch of Procambarus clarkii isolate CNS0578487 chromosome 35, FALCON_Pclarkii_2.0, whole genome shotgun sequence DNA includes these proteins:
- the LOC138371374 gene encoding peptidyl-prolyl cis-trans isomerase-like translates to MREPVKRLVEAGRVLAVQEDQDGRRSARITLQDGQLYLHPLLRQPTPTHAHTLQESEVVGVLEPSCTLAFLDLGWAGSTRGRVTIRLTPDTPLARQFVLLCTGQRGHTFRNTKLLEVWDQGQPGEWVEGGDYESNDGEGGAPLLPDLQGQYRESGQAGAVWAWWRPGDPRSAQFTITTRDRQDGYLLSHVFGDVVSGLDVVRAAVNHSDIREVTVVDCGVVLPL, encoded by the exons atgagggagcccgtcaagaggctggtggaggctggccgggtgttggccgtccaggaagaccaagatggccgccgctccgccaggataactctacaagacggacagctgtacctccacccactcctgcgtcagcccacgcccacccacgcccacaccctccag gagagtgaggttgtgggcgtgctggagccctcctgcaccctggcgttccttgacctcgggtgggcggggtcaacaagagggcgggtcaccatccggctgacccctgacactccgctggccagacagtttgtgttgttgtgtacgggccagcggggccacaccttccgcaacactaaactgttggaGGTGTGGGACCAGGGTCAGCCGGGGGAGTGGGTGgagggcggagactacgagagtaatgatggtgagggaggagccccactgctgcctgacctccaggggcagtaccgggagTCAGGCCAGGCAGGAGCTGTGTGGGCCTGGTGGAGGCCGGGGGATCCCAGGAGTGCccagttcaccatcaccaccagggaccgccaggaTGGTTACCTGTTGTCAcatgtcttcggtgatgtggtgagcggcctggatgtggtgagggcagcagtcaaccacagtgacattagggAGGTGACTgtagtggactgtggtgttgtgctgccactctag